From Acidihalobacter aeolianus, a single genomic window includes:
- the hpnC gene encoding squalene synthase HpnC: MTTIGLTTDTEQAYRTCLDIASRHYENFPVASWLLPSRLRRPVAAIYAFARTADDLADEGDEIADARLHALTRMGECLDLATAGNPPDDPIFIALADAVPRHNLPVDALHDLLSAFRQDVVKSRYRDFGEVMDYCRRSANPVGRLILHLYGRNTPDNLAQSDAICSSLQLINFYQDIHSDYCDRGRIYLPQDEMTRFGVTEADIADRSSTPALRRLLQHNYQRADRLLRAGAPLGARLSGRIGMELRAIVVGGARILHRLQHQGEDLFSRPHLDFRDRVAILRGALLPPRRR; the protein is encoded by the coding sequence ATGACGACCATCGGACTCACCACAGACACGGAGCAGGCTTACCGCACGTGTCTCGATATCGCATCGCGGCACTACGAAAACTTCCCCGTCGCCTCCTGGCTGCTGCCAAGCCGACTGCGACGCCCGGTTGCTGCCATCTACGCTTTCGCACGCACCGCCGACGATCTCGCGGACGAAGGCGATGAAATCGCCGATGCCCGCCTCCATGCGCTGACGCGTATGGGAGAATGCCTGGATCTGGCAACCGCAGGAAACCCACCCGACGACCCAATCTTCATCGCCCTGGCAGATGCCGTACCTCGCCATAACCTGCCTGTCGACGCCCTGCACGATCTGCTTTCCGCCTTCCGTCAGGACGTGGTGAAGTCACGCTACCGGGATTTCGGCGAGGTGATGGATTATTGCCGCCGCTCGGCCAATCCGGTCGGTAGGCTGATCCTCCATCTCTACGGCCGAAACACACCCGACAATCTAGCCCAATCCGATGCGATCTGCAGTTCGCTCCAGCTTATCAACTTCTATCAGGACATTCACAGCGACTACTGCGATCGCGGCCGCATCTATCTGCCGCAGGACGAAATGACGCGTTTCGGCGTCACGGAGGCGGATATCGCCGACCGCAGCAGCACGCCAGCCCTACGCCGCCTGTTGCAGCACAACTACCAACGGGCCGACCGTTTGCTGCGTGCAGGTGCGCCGCTCGGCGCCCGACTTTCCGGGCGCATCGGCATGGAGCTGCGCGCCATCGTCGTCGGCGGCGCACGCATCCTCCATCGGCTGCAACATCAGGGAGAAGATCTGTTTTCGCGCCCGCACCTGGATTTCCGCGACAGGGTTGCCATACTGCGCGGTGCGCTGCTGCCGCCGCGGCGTCGCTGA
- a CDS encoding PilZ domain-containing protein, which translates to MPEHEQRMVHRVKFIARAALRTAKGSVEVQLLDISLKGALVDAPKPDLIPSLESLVVLDLALGDSVELIMNGKVVRHAGGCRIGLAWDGMDVDTASHLHRLLVLNLGDEAAFEADLDVMLAGLDE; encoded by the coding sequence ATGCCCGAGCATGAACAGCGAATGGTACACCGGGTGAAATTCATTGCCCGTGCGGCTTTGAGAACGGCTAAGGGATCGGTCGAGGTGCAGTTGCTGGATATCTCCCTCAAGGGAGCGCTTGTCGATGCTCCCAAGCCCGATCTCATCCCCTCGTTGGAAAGCCTGGTGGTGCTCGATCTCGCGCTTGGCGACAGCGTTGAGCTGATTATGAACGGCAAGGTGGTGCGTCATGCCGGCGGATGCAGGATCGGTTTGGCCTGGGACGGCATGGATGTGGATACCGCATCGCATCTGCATCGCCTCCTAGTTCTCAACCTGGGCGACGAGGCGGCTTTCGAAGCCGATCTCGACGTGATGTTGGCCGGTCTGGACGAGTAG